Proteins found in one Thalassomonas actiniarum genomic segment:
- a CDS encoding RNA polymerase sigma factor, which produces MTELSEAEVARDLVARILNGEPAAETEMVQRYNRGLVFMLNHRSRNRALAEDLAQETWRIVIEKVRGGDLKDPAKLAAFIVQVGKNQLLMIYRGSHHKKTTTEVDTEQTLDPASQPQVIIERYNTALIVRKLVDEMKTPRDRELILRFYIKEEEKQQICQDLGLNELHFNRVLFRARQRFKQLWNEYVEAGADP; this is translated from the coding sequence TTGACTGAATTGAGTGAAGCAGAAGTTGCCCGGGACCTGGTGGCGCGAATATTAAACGGCGAGCCGGCGGCAGAAACCGAGATGGTGCAGCGCTATAACCGGGGTCTTGTGTTTATGTTGAACCACAGGTCGAGAAACCGCGCCCTGGCAGAAGACCTGGCGCAGGAAACCTGGCGTATCGTCATTGAAAAAGTACGCGGCGGGGATCTTAAGGATCCGGCCAAGCTGGCGGCCTTTATTGTGCAGGTAGGTAAAAACCAGTTATTGATGATCTATCGGGGCAGCCATCATAAAAAAACCACCACGGAAGTTGATACCGAACAAACCCTGGATCCCGCCAGCCAGCCCCAGGTGATTATCGAACGCTATAACACCGCCTTGATTGTCAGGAAACTGGTGGATGAAATGAAAACGCCGCGGGACCGGGAGCTGATCCTGAGGTTTTATATTAAAGAAGAAGAGAAACAGCAAATTTGCCAGGATTTGGGCTTAAATGAGCTGCATTTTAACCGGGTATTGTTCAGGGCGCGCCAGCGGTTTAAGCAGCTTTGGAATGAATATGTCGAGGCCGGGGCCGATCCCTGA